A section of the Micromonas commoda chromosome 14, complete sequence genome encodes:
- a CDS encoding ATP-binding cassette superfamily (mitochondrial iron transporter(ABCB/ATM1)) — protein MLPFLWPKDRPFIKLCMVLSVFFLLCSKLCNVASPIALKYAVDAVVKGEYSTNAILAYGLLRFAGQFFNELKDNAFAYVSTHASRKISLRTFTHVMGLSLRFHINRKTGAVIRACSRGSESFAALLRYVSFQVAPIFLEVALVCVYLWIFYTWYFGIITFLVIVAYIAFTVPFTEWRNKFRRQQTDADDVFNQKATDSLLNFETVKLFCAEPHIAHVYDVALAKAQKASLRTTQSLTGLNLGQAVIITVGITLSLALAAKEVQEGNMTVGDFVLVNTYILQLYVPLNFLGTYYRMIKQCMVDVEAMFRLMKENNDVPDEDGAADLALPGRDDARVDFEGVKFAYSGGADGRQILRGVSFSVEPGQKVAIVGSSGAGKSTIGKLLYRLYDIQGGAVLINGQNIAKITQRSVRCAIGIVPQDCVLFNDTIEYNIAFGKLGTSTMGTIEEVKRAAKAAQFSKFVDEQCKDGYQTLVGERGLRLSGGEKQRVAIARALLKDPPIMIYDEATSSLDTHTEKEIMLSINEAAKGRTNLVIAHRLSTIMDSDCIIVLKDGEVAERGDHPTLYEKSGGLYRTMWDSQLQNALSSGESASNMLAAAGN, from the coding sequence ATGCTCCCGTTCCTCTGGCCCAAGGACCGCCCCTTCATCAAGCTCTGCATGGTGCTCTCCGTCTTCTTCCTGCTCTGCTCGAAGCTGTGCAACGTCGCGTCTCCAATCGCGCTCAAGTACGCGGTAGACGCGGTCGTCAAAGGGGAATACAGCACCAACGCCATTCTCGCGTACGGCCTCCTGCGGTTCGCCGGGCAGTTCTTCAACGAGCTAAAGGATAACGCGTTCGCATACGTAAGCACCCACGCGTCGCGCAAGATCTCGCTTCGAACCTTCACGCACGTCATGGGCCTGTCTCTGCGATTTCACATCAACCGCAAGACGGGCGCGGTGATCCGCGCGTGCTCGCGCGGGAGCgagtcgttcgcggcgttaCTCCGTTACGTCTCCTTTCAGGTGGCGCCCATCTTCCTGGAGGTTGCCCTCGTGTGCGTGTACCTGTGGATCTTCTACACGTGGTACTTTGGCATCATAACCTTCCTGGTCATCGTCGCGTACATCGCGTTCACCGTTCCCTTCACCGAGTGGAGGAACAAGTTCAGACGGCAGcagacggacgcggacgacgtcttcAACCAGAAGGCGACCGATTCCTTGCTCAACTTTGAAACCGTCAAGCTCTTCTGCGCCGAGCCGCACATCGCGCACGTgtacgacgtcgcgctggcAAAGGCTCAGAAGGCTTCGCTGCGCACCACCCAGTCGCTCACGGGCTTGAACCTCGGCCAGGCGGTGATCATCACCGTCGGTATCACGCTCTCCCTCGCGTTGGCCGCGAAGGAGGTCCAGGAGGGTAACATGACCGTCGGCGACTTTGTGCTGGTCAACACCTACATCCTGCAGCTGTACGTGCCGCTCAACTTTTTGGGCACGTACTATCGCATGATCAAGCAGTGCAtggtggacgtcgaggcgatgTTCAGGCTGATGAAGGAGAACAACGACGtgcccgacgaggacggcgcggcggacctcgcgctcccgggtagggacgacgcgagggtggaCTTTGAAGGCGTCAAGTTTGCGtactcgggcggcgccgacggcagGCAGATTCTCCGAGGCGTGTCGTTCTCCGTCGAACCCGGGCAGAAGGTGGCCATCGTCGgcagctcgggcgcggggaagaGCACCATCGGTAAGCTGCTGTACAGGCTGTACGACATACAGGGCGGTGCCGTGCTGATCAACGGTCAGAACATCGCGAAGATCACGCAGCGAAGCGTGCGGTGCGCCATCGGCATCGTGCCGCAGGATTGCGTCCTCTTCAACGACACGATCGAGTACAACATCGCGTTCGGCAAGCTTGGCACCAGCACGATGGGAACGATCGAAGAGGTGAAGcgcgcggccaaggcggcgcagTTTTCCAAGTTTGTCGACGAGCAGTGCAAGGATGGGTACCAAACGCTggttggcgagcgcggtttGAGGCTGAGCGGGGGAGAGAAGCAGAGGGTCGCCATTGCCAGGGCCCTCCTCAAGGACCCCCCAATCATGATCTACGACGAGGCCACCTCCTCGTTGGACACGCACACGGAGAAGGAGATCATGTTGAGCATCAACGAGGCGGCTAAGGGGCGGACTAACCTCGTGATTGCGCACCGACTGTCGACAATCATGGACAGCGACTGCATCATAGTTCTCAAGGATGGGGAGGTTGCGGAGCGCGGGGACCACCCCACGCTCTACGAAAAGAGCGGCGGTTTATACAGGACGATGTGGGACAGCCAGCTGCAGAACGCGCTGTCGTCGGGGGAATCCGCGTCGAacatgctcgcggcggcgggcaacTAG
- a CDS encoding predicted protein, translating to MGLYEVDEPILARYQGVWYEGKVVETEPATGATGEARYKIHFQGWNSRWDYWEVQSSGDLMADTEENRAKNMGKGKGKGGAKAATTGAKDGAKDAAKDAGKKRPSKDDGKKSGSKKAKTSKKAGDAGAEPEAVTAAPDAAPELARLRFNLSTSLKRELIAGWEKITREEKLVRLPRSVTVSAVLERFESETRAKARSPEQAEMATEISSGLRAYFDRSLRAVLLYAQERTQADVLLTDDARLPSDVYGAEHLLRLFVKLPTLVPLKDMDADATHLLHVRLQDFLRWLQRNAASSFGCGYVGRDADGRPTDEIKEPEKVKEYVAPVVKEKKDKASHGDEKASPDEKATPPAPPAVEPEPVAA from the coding sequence ATGGGGTTGTACGAGGTCGACGAGCCGATCCTGGCGAGGTACCAGGGCGTATGGTACGAAGGCAAGGTCGTGGAGACGGAACCCGCCACGGGCGCAaccggcgaggcgcggtACAAGATCCACTTCCAGGGTTGGAACAGCCGATGGGACTATTGGGAGGTCCAGTCGAGCGGCGATCTGATGGCGGACACGGAGGAGAACAGGGCCAAGAACATGGGCAAGGGCAAGGGCAAGggcggcgccaaggctgccaccaccggcgcgaAGGACGGGGCCAAGGATGCGGCCAAGGATGCGGGGAAGAAGAGGCCGAGCAAGGACGACGGGAAGAAGAGCGGCAGCAAAAAGGCGAAGACTTCCAAGAaggctggcgacgccggcgccgagcccgaggcggtcaccgccgcgcccgacgccgcgcccgagctcgcgcggctcagGTTCAACCTCTCCACCTCGCTCAagcgcgagctcatcgccgggTGGGAGAAGATCACCCGCGAGGAGAAGCTGGTGCGGCTCCCGCGATCGGTCACCGTctccgcggtgctcgagcgcTTCGAGTCGGAGACGAGGGCCAAGGCGAGATCCCCGGAGCAGGCGGAGATGGCGACCGAGATTTCCTCGGGGCTCCGCGCGTACTTCGACAGGTCCTTGAGAGCGGTGCTCCTCTACGCCCAGGAGCGCACGCAGGCTGACGTTTTActgacggacgacgcgagacTTCCGAGCGACGTGtacggcgccgagcacctcctccgaCTCTTCGTCAAGCTCCCGACGCTGGTGCCCCTTAAAGacatggacgcggacgcgacgcaccTGCTCCACGTGCGGCTCCAGGACTTCCTCAGGTGGCTGCAGcgaaacgcggcgagctcgttcgGGTGCGGGTACGTCGGGAGGGACGCCGACGGTCGCCCCACCGACGAAATAAAGGAGCCCGAAAAGGTGAAAGAGTACGTCGCTCCCGTCgtgaaggagaagaaggataaggcgtcgcacggcgacgagaaggCTTCGCCGGACGAgaaggcgacgccgccggcgccccccgcggtcgagcccgagcccgtcgcggcgtga
- a CDS encoding predicted protein, producing the protein VFAAFGCHPLSAHEWDADMASMVESAVADENNAVVAVGECGLDYHYALRKTQEDVFVAQMKMATELGAPLVIHTREAEADTLRLMRQHLRKDARVHVHCFTSSARLAKALLGEYPNLCLGFTGVCTFKNGGDVREVVRSTPLDRILLETDGPYMAPAPHRGAVAHPGHVPHIAKKIAEVKGVRAEEVFAQCRANTRRTY; encoded by the exons GtgttcgcggcgttcgggTGCCACCCGCTCAGCGCGCACGAGTGGGATGCGGACATGGCGTCGATGGTCgaatccgccgtcgcggatgaAAAcaacgccgtcgtcgccgtcggcgagtgcGGACTCGATTACCACTACGCCC TGCGGAAGACGCAGGAGGACGTCTTCGTGGCGCAGATGAAGATGGcgacggagctcggcgcgcccctcgtgATCCACACGAGGGAAGCGGAGGCTGATACGCTTCGTTTAATGCGTCAACACCTGCGCAAAGACGCCCGCGTGCACGTGCACTGCTTCACCAGCAGCGCGCGCCTGGCAaaggcgctcctcggggaGTATCCGAACCTGTGCCTGGGGTTCACCGGCGTGTGCACGTTCAaaaacggcggcgacgtgcgcgaggtggttcggtcgacgccgctggATCGGATCCTCCTCGAGACTGACGGGCCTTACATGGCTCCGGCGCCGCACcgcggggcggtggcgcaccCCGGGCACGTGCCGCACATCGCGAAGAAGATCGCCGAGGTGAAAGgggtgcgcgcggaggaggtgttTGCGCAGTGCCGGGCTAACACGAGGAGGACGTAC
- a CDS encoding predicted protein translates to MARGKRQKVDDGEENALAVFQEGMVRCVVAAKGAKQPGSVPGFCNAKMRVNRDVSVLAVAAAAMERNEREPGLPLMKCIDAFTSSGILGLRWCVESAVLSGCDLAVTMNDLSKDCAALATHNALANLSDGHSLDPKAVEPWGDSNPIDALKIPGTRCGTTHVTVKPAGVALHEQPHDFIHLDPFGSAAPHLDASMSRAPHLGVVAVTATDTAALWGIYPAVARRHYGAELEVGDGEAQNNNLGGAAGQARRPPWFRELGVRVLLGAMARAAARHDRGIVPLSCLASDHFVQVCVRVQRGAAAADRSCSDDAIGAFWHCDVCDLTACGGGRCVTGGGGEVGGSIPGGGGGGRPCAHARSLGPGWLGPIGDVDFLRRMERLAEKSTALARDRREAFASSGASPRGGAPGGVYEGAEGVHPRTLKLIRRLIEEVRGPPLFRNVSRYTGGGVDPPPMDLVVDALRDAGYVGSSRTHFDAAGVRTDASPEELRRIVGEVAARRVGERSRRASEREGSPGE, encoded by the coding sequence ATGGCGCGAGGCAAACGTCAGaaggtggacgacggcgaggaaaaTGCCCTCGCGGTCTTCCAGGAGGGCATGGTGCGATGcgtggtcgccgcgaagggcgcgaagcAACCCGGCAGCGTCCCCGGATTTTGCAACGCGAAGATGCGAGTGAACCGAGACGTGTCGGTGCTGGCCGTGGCGGCTGCCGCGATGGAGCGGAACGAGCGAGAACCCGGTCTCCCCCTCATGAAGTGCATCGACGCCTTCACGTCCTCGGGCATCCTCGGCCTGCGATGGTGCGTCGAGTCCGCCGTCCTCTCGGGTTGCGACCTCGCCGTCACCATGAACGATCTCTCGAAAGACTGCGCAGCCCTCGCGACGCACAACGCGCTCGCAAACTTGAGCGATGGGCACTCGCTCGACCCAAAAGCGGTCGAGCCTTGGGGAGATTCGAATCCCATTGATGCGCTGAAAATACCAGGGACGAGGTGTGGGACGACCCACGTCACGGTCAaacccgccggcgtcgccctccacGAACAACCGCACGACTTCATCCACCTCGACCCCttcggctcggcggcgccccacctcgacgcgagcatgtcccgcgccccgcacCTCGGCGTGGTCGCCGTCACGGCgacggacaccgccgcgctgtgGGGGATATACCCCGCGGTCGCCAGGAGGCACTACGGCGCCGAGTTggaggttggcgacggcgaggcgcaaAACaacaacctcggcggcgccgcgggccaaGCCCGTCGACCTCCCTGGTTCCGGGAGCTCGGCGTGAGGGTCCTGCtgggcgcgatggcccgcgccgcggcgaggcacgaCCGCGGGATCGTCCCGCTGTCCTGCCTCGCGTCGGATCACTTCGTTCAGGTTTGCGTTCGGGTGcagaggggcgcggcggcggcggaccgttcgtgctccgacgacgccatcggcgcgttTTGGCACTGCGACGTGTGCGATTTAacggcgtgcggcggcggtagATGCGTCACCGGGGGCGGAGGGGAGGTCGGAGGTTCGAtccccggaggaggcggcggaggtcgaccgtgcgcgcacgcgcgttCTCTGGGCCCGGGTTGGCTCGGCCCaatcggcgacgtcgattTCCTTCGACGTATGGAGCGCTTGGCGGAAAAGTCGACAGCGCTGGCGAGGGATCGGCGAGAGGCGTTCGCGTCATCAGGCGCgtcacctcgcggcggggccccGGGCGGCGTGtacgagggcgcggagggcgtaCACCCGCGGACGCTGAAGCTAATCAGGCGGCTCATCGAGGAAGTGCGAGGTCCGCCGCTGTTCCGAAACGTGTCGAGGTACACCGGTGGCGGGGTGGATCCGCCTCCGATGGATTTGGTCGTGGACGCGTTGCGAGACGCCGGGTACGTCGGAAGTAGCCGCACGCacttcgacgccgccggggttcgaacggacgcgtcgccggaggagTTACGGAGGATCGTGGGtgaggtggcggcgaggcgcgtcggggagcggtcgcgacgagcgagcgagcgcgaggggagCCCGGGGGAGTGA
- a CDS encoding histone acetyltransferase (Histone acetyltransferase in the MYST family similar to Saccharomyces cerevisiae SAS2 protein. ChromDB ID: HAM20103) produces MADDVAAPAPDAEMTDAPAPDGAGGEISTGGDHALNSAPNVGTGDGGAPLARAQPAASDATPPKPRVFKIGDKVSALASFDGVHHEATVVDLRRAKGAEGKDEDAIGPHDVSYYVRYAGMDKRLDAWVAGSNVDVLDPGMTRNLSDPLLGPGSLASPRKDSVNLGDGAPHTEGRKVTRNLKRRYNEINNVAGSIEDLAPIDQKLEKEHDEKTKVKNIGCVEFGRFEVDAWYFSPYPAEYADCSKLYVCEHCLKYMKHEVTLLKHKARCRMTHPPGRMIYRHPRHDEGKPGLAFWEIDGNTHKVYCQNLCLLAKLFLDHKTLYFDVDPFLFYVMTEFDERTNKHAVVGYFSKEKWSNEDYNLACILTLPPYQRKGYGSFLIAMSYEISRREGKVGTPERPLSDLGQVSYRSFWCREVLQVLHAHKGSISVKDISGVTGFQERDIASALQSLNLLKYWKGQHIISATPKIIEEHMRSFDSKRQIAVNQGWFNTQWQPPTFAPPPKPMRGGANRQ; encoded by the coding sequence AtggccgacgacgtcgcggcacccgcgccggacgcggagatgaccgatgcgcccgcgcccgacggggCGGGAGGCGAGATCTCAACCGGCGGCGATCACGCGCTCAATTCCGCGCCGAACGTCGGGACCGGagacgggggcgcgccgctggcgcgggcgcagcccgcggcgtcggacgcgacgcccccgaagCCGCGGGTGTTCAAGATCGGGGATAAGGTCAGCGCGCTGGCGTCCTTCGACGGGGTCCACCACGAGGCGACGGTGGTggatctccgccgcgcgaagggcgccgagggtaaggacgaggacgcgatCGGCCCACACGACGTGAGCTACTACGTGCGGTACGCGGGGATGGAcaagcgcctcgacgcgtggGTCGCCGGGTCGAACGTGGACGTCTTGGACCCGGGGATGACGCGCAACCTGAGCGACCCGCTCCTGGGACCCGGCTcgctggcgtcgccgaggaaagATTccgtcaacctcggcgacggagcccCGCACACGGAGGGACGCAAGGTGACGCGCAACCTCAAGCGAAGGTACAACGAGATCAACAACGTCGCCGGGTCCatcgaggacctcgcgccCATCGACCAGAAGCTGGAGAAGGAGCACGACGAGAAGACCAAGGTGAAGAACATCGGTTGCGTGGAGTTTGGGCGGTTCGAGGTTGACGCGTGGTATTTTTCCCCGTACCCGGCGGAGTACGCGGATTGCTCCAAGCTCTACGTGTGCGAGCACTGCCTGAAGTACATGAAGCACGAGGTGACGCTGTTGAAGCACAAGGCGAGGTGTCGGATGACCCACCCTCCCGGGCGCATGATTTACAGGCACCCGCGGCACGACGAGGGCAAACCGGGTTTGGCGTTTTGGGAGATTGACGGGAACACGCACAAGGTGTACTGCCAAAACCTGTGTTTGCTGGCCAAGCTGTTCCTGGACCACAAGACTCTGTACTTTGACGTGGACCCTTTCCTGTTCTACGTCATGACCGAGTTCGACGAGCGAACCAACAAACACGCGGTGGTGGGTTACTTCAGCAAAGAAAAGTGGTCCAACGAGGATTACAACCTGGCGTGCATCCTGACGCTGCCGCCGTACCAGCGCAAGGGGTACGGCAGCTTCCTGATCGCCATGTCGTACGAGATTTCCCGGCGCGAAGGGAAGGTTGGGACCCCGGAGCGACCGTTGTCGGATCTCGGTCAGGTGTCGTACAGGAGTTTCTGGTGCAGGGAGGTGCTCCAGGTGCTCCACGCACACAAGGGGAGCATATCGGTCAAGGACATCTCGGGCGTGACGGGGTTCCAGGAGCGCGAcatcgcctcggcgctgcAGTCCCTCAACCTGCTCAAGTACTGGAAGGGGCAGCACATCATCAGCGCCACGCCCAAGATCATCGAGGAGCACATGCGCTCGTTCGACTCCAAGCGTCAGATTGCGGTGAACCAGGGCTGGTTCAACACGCAGTGGCAGCCGCCCACcttcgctccgccgccgaaacCCATGAGAGGGGGCGCCAACAGGCAGTGA
- a CDS encoding Nucleobase:Cation symporter-1 family (cytosine/purines/uracil/thiamine/allantoin; NCS1), with the protein MFAVSTTGVMAPVARAWHAWRARGYGAKPKARAPSIVALPAALGRSKPSIPRPAMTRVEKQSAFPRGPHPPASVSFFDEDPAWDAVVAAETQASNENTPNDARDGAALAMSDDFVASQPLEYERSIAVFVCLAVAAVVLSVPFGFVRWNLSTLAPLVWWQLGLSTALGTAAAGPLVYACTLPAIRSRVNFPVMARASFGVRGAKIADAGRGILGLVLFTLVTLAGGEALLGAASALANNGVLYDGVFADPDSLLGLFERLVAYLAFWGVQCAALVLARPDKRLMWCARGGSALVAFHFCRAAHAGFREALALDLPLASLPREFWTHAMLTAGVWFTLAAILPDYARKCVNGDGYLKAQAFWLPVLAGCASVAALGVVGESSPIACLLTVTAACLVTNATTTSVGAVATVRAWRPQGARRAAFSVAALALIAAPLAPTWQQVIASASWAAGIGSLLVAPAIGVVLAEYWVTSKRRIDAEALYRRSDAEGRYWYQGGVGTRAVAAAAVGAAPNLYALASGVASSLASTGQARLNLYIVNSEYSSLVGMALAAVTYLASYAAFPAIPRWLESAQPLQQFTMCLEQTAALALATVAFVASIPRKAATKYVEVQAERKARAEATAEAEAKAERVSDLLAPKARDPETASKISRAMRTVDAGSIGRKVQARLDAQEAEERKKLDEVMKKPDVVQAKKEMDKARKEATDAVAQYEEATKMSFGADRDLALKEARRLVEASYQLKVKCEMHFESLVYKYMDKIIRDADAPPAEKERAMVAAVNTIKAEARAAAEAAKEALKEAAEAAKKRREEEEERKREFEAEMKKAKEAEAKAKAEAAAKAKAEAEAKAKAEAEAKAKAEAEAKAKAEAEAKAKADAAAAKKAEEERKKNQAEVEAKARARAEASEKAKAEAAAKAKAEEEEAAKREAENVAKMRAERDAAKAEAAKAAEELAAKLASAPPTDPELPDASAATAMATGGETNGALGVLVLLAAVMVFVVAALMGGSDGFNV; encoded by the coding sequence ATGTTCGCGgtgtcgacgacgggggtgATGGCcccggtggcgcgcgcgtggcacgcgtggcgcgcgcgggggtacGGAGCTAAGCCCAAGGCTCGGGCTccgtccatcgtcgcgctccccgccgcgctcgggcgcTCAAAGCCTTCGATCCCCCGGCCCGCCATGACGCGCGTCGAAAAACAAAGTGCGTTCCCCCGCGGACCgcacccgcccgcgtcggtctcgttcttcgacgaggacccCGCGTGGGACgccgtggtcgccgcggagacccAGGCGTCCAACGAGAACaccccgaacgacgcgcgcgacggcgccgcgctcgccatgaGCGACGACTTTGTCGCGTCGCAGCCGCTGGAGTACGAACGATCCATCGCCGTGTTCGTctgcctcgccgtcgccgcggtggtgctcTCCGTGCCCTTCGGCTTCGTGCGATGGAATCTCagcacgctcgcgccgctcgtgtGGTGGCAGCTCGGCCTGAGCACCGCGttgggcaccgccgcggcgggcccgTTGGTGTACGCGTGCACCCTCCCCGCCATCCGATCGCGCGTCAATTTCCCGGTCATGGCTCGAGCGTCcttcggcgtccgcggcgcgaagatcgccgacgccggccgcGGGATCCTCGGCCTCGTGCTGTTCACGctcgtcaccctcgcgggcggcgaagccttgctcggcgcggcgtccgcgctcgccaacaACGGCGTCCTCTACGACGGCGTATTCGCCGATCCCGATTCGCTCTTGGGACTCTTTGAGCGGCTCGTGGCGTACCTCGCCTTCTGGGGCGTCCAGTGCGCCGCTTTGGTGCTCGCGAGGCCGGACAAACGGTTGATGTGGTGCGCCAGAGGCGGGAGCGCGCTCGTGGCATTTCACTTTTGCCGAGCCGCACACGCGGGGTTCAGGGAGGCGTTGGCGTTGGACctgcccctcgcgtcgcttcccCGAGAGTTTTGGACTCACGCCATGCTCACCGCCGGGGTTTGgttcaccctcgccgcgatcctCCCGGATTACGCCAGGAAGTGCGTCAACGGCGACGGGTACCTCAAAGCGCAGGCGTTCTGGCTGCCGGTGCTCGCCGGGTGCgcctcggtcgccgcgctcggcgtcgtcggcgaatCGTCGCCAATCGCGTGTCTCCTaacggtgacggcggcgtgcctGGTGAcaaacgcgacgacgacgagcgtcggcgcggtggcgacggtacgcgcgtggcgtccgcagggggcgcgacgcgcggcgttcagcgtcgcggcgttggcgctgATTGCCGCGCCGCTGGCGCCGACGTGGCAGCAGGTCATCGCGTCGGCTtcgtgggcggcgggcaTAGGCTCGCTCCTCGTGGCGCCCGCCATCGGAGTCGTCCTGGCGGAGTATTGGGTCACGTCCAAACGgcgcatcgacgccgaggcgctgtacaggcgaagcgacgcggagggTAGGTACTGGTACCAGGGGGGCGTGGGTACgagggccgtcgccgccgccgccgtcggcgccgcgccgaacctttacgcgctcgcgtccggcgtcgcgtcgtcgctcgcgtccacgggACAGGCGCGGCTCAACCTGTACATCGTCAACAGCGAGTACTCGTCGCTGGTGGGCatggcgctggcggcggtgacgtacCTCGCGTCATACGCGGCGTTCCCGGCGATACCGCGGTGGCTGGAGAGCGCGCAGCCGCTTCAGCAGTTTACGATGTGCCTGGAACAGacagccgcgctcgcgctggccACCGTCGCtttcgtcgcgtccatcccGCGCAAGGCGGCGACCAAGTACGTCGAGGTCCAGGCTGAGCGCAAGGCCCgggccgaggcgacggcggaggcggaggccaaggctgagcgcgTTTCGGATCTGTTGGCGCCAAAAGCTAGGGATCCGGAGACGGCATCAAAGATATCGCGAGCGATGCGaaccgtcgacgcgggcagCATCGGCCGCAAGGTCCAAGCGCGGTTGGACGCtcaggaggctgaggagcgCAAGAAGCTGGACGAGGTCATGAAGAAGCCGGACGTCGTTcaggccaagaaggagatGGACAAGGCCCGAAAGGAGGCGACCGATGCCGTGGCGCAGTACGAGGAGGCGACCAAGATGAGCTTCGGAGCTGACCGAGACCTCGCGCtgaaggaggcgaggcggcTGGTGGAGGCTTCCTACCAGCTCAAGGTTAAGTGCGAGATGCACTTCGAGTCTTTGGTGTACAAGTACATGGACAAGATCATTCGAGACGCGGACGCTCCCCCGGCGGAAaaggagcgcgcgatggTGGCGGCGGTCAACACGatcaaggctgaggccagggccgccgccgaggctgccaaggAGGCCTtgaaggaggctgccgaggcggcgaagaagcggcgcgaggaggaggaggagaggaaACGGGAATTCGAAGCCGAGATGAAGAAGGCAAAGGAAGCCGAAGCGAAGGCTAAGGCTGAGGCGGCcgcgaaggccaaggctgaagCCGAGGctaaggccaaggctgaagCCGAGGctaaggccaaggctgaagCTGAGGctaaggccaaggctgaagCCGAGGctaaggccaaggctgacgcggcggcggccaagaaggctgaggaggaacGGAAAAAGAATCAGGCGGAGGTTGAGGCCAAGGCCCGCGCCAGGGCCGAGGCTtcggagaaggccaaggctgaagccgcggcgaaggccaaggctgaggaggaggaagccgccaaGCGGGAGGCTGAGAACGTCGCCAAAATGAGGGCTGAACGGGATgctgccaaggctgaggctgccaaggcagctgaggagctcgcggctaaactcgcgtcggcgccgcccaccgaCCCCGAGctgcccgacgcgtccgcggccacggcgatggcgacgggcggcgagaCGAACGGCGCGCTGGGTGTCTTGGtgctgctcgccgccgtcatggtattcgtcgtcgcggctctCATGGGCGGCTCCGACGGCTTCAACGTGTAA
- the CUPC21 gene encoding hypothetical protein (conserved, uncharacterized protein): protein MHACGTTVASLSLSARAAARAKLSKVSARHITARSPARRARTRLGVVPRSTPKEEIEMDPDANIEPCLVGWSDQDENGVDVYCCEQPGGGVVCKTINPVDQQECEVVEDEKGDLTVACDDDEVPKR, encoded by the coding sequence ATGCACGCGTGCGGCACCACGGTCGCGTCACTCTCCCTctccgctcgcgcggcggcgcgcgctaAGCTCTCTAAGGTCTCCGCGAGGCACAtcacggcgcgctcgcccgcgcgacgcgcgcgaacgcgcctcGGTGTCGTCCCGAGGAGCACGcccaaggaggagatcgagatGGATCCCGACGCCAACATCGAGCCGTGCCTCGTCGGATGGAGCGATCAGGACGAGAACGGGGTGGACGTGTACTGCTGCGAgcagcccggcggcggggtcgtgTGCAAGACGATCAACCCGGTGGACCAGCAGGAGTGCGAGGTGGTGGAGGACGAGAAAGGAGACCTGACCGTggcgtgcgacgacgacgaggtgccCAAGAGATGA